The following coding sequences are from one Paenarthrobacter ureafaciens window:
- a CDS encoding LacI family DNA-binding transcriptional regulator, whose amino-acid sequence MARRNTNRRVGIADVAEKAGVSHATVSRVMNGNAAVDPGIAERVRAAAAELKYQPNPVGRSLALGKTDTIGIVVPDLANPTFQAILRGLSIAAAQDGYRVLIADSSEVTSEEAILAGEARRRCDGVVLCAPRMADAELEELAPTLHPLVLINRTTITTNTPSLSVDYGEGIQELAKHLVSLGHKRLAFLSGPEHSASNRQRLVGLDKFRREHPEIELQMLHGGSNFDSGHESTDAIIASGATGILAFNDLVAMGLLSGLHERGIRVPEDISVTGFDDIPFAKYTTPPLTTAAVPINELGSLAWRRMREQIQQSAEALSQPQDEFEPRIEIRKSTAAPALTPTPAPRVGS is encoded by the coding sequence ATGGCACGCAGGAATACCAACAGGCGCGTTGGCATTGCCGACGTCGCGGAAAAGGCAGGCGTCTCCCACGCCACCGTGTCGCGCGTCATGAACGGCAACGCAGCAGTGGACCCCGGAATCGCAGAGCGGGTCCGTGCTGCGGCAGCGGAATTGAAGTACCAGCCGAACCCCGTTGGCCGAAGCCTGGCACTGGGAAAGACCGATACCATCGGCATCGTGGTGCCCGACCTTGCCAACCCGACCTTCCAAGCCATCCTGCGCGGACTCAGCATCGCAGCAGCCCAGGACGGTTACAGGGTCCTGATCGCCGATTCATCCGAAGTAACCAGCGAAGAAGCCATCCTGGCCGGAGAAGCACGCCGGCGCTGCGACGGAGTTGTTCTTTGCGCGCCACGCATGGCGGATGCCGAACTCGAAGAGTTGGCTCCCACGCTCCATCCCCTGGTCCTCATCAACCGGACCACCATCACCACCAATACCCCCAGCCTGAGCGTCGACTACGGGGAAGGCATCCAGGAGCTGGCCAAACACCTGGTTTCACTGGGGCACAAGCGCCTGGCCTTCCTTTCCGGTCCCGAACACAGCGCATCGAACCGGCAGCGCCTGGTGGGCCTGGACAAGTTCCGGAGGGAACACCCGGAAATCGAGCTGCAGATGCTCCACGGCGGTTCCAACTTCGATTCCGGACACGAGTCCACGGACGCCATCATCGCCAGCGGCGCTACCGGCATTCTGGCATTCAACGACCTCGTCGCCATGGGCTTGCTCAGCGGCCTGCACGAACGCGGCATCCGGGTCCCGGAAGACATCTCGGTCACCGGCTTCGACGACATCCCGTTCGCCAAGTACACCACTCCCCCGCTCACAACGGCCGCTGTGCCCATCAACGAACTCGGCAGCCTTGCCTGGCGGCGCATGCGCGAACAGATCCAGCAATCGGCCGAAGCCCTCAGCCAACCGCAGGATGAGTTCGAGCCCCGGATTGAAATCCGCAAAAGCACCGCGGCCCCTGCACTCACGCCCACTCCTGCCCCGCGGGTTGGCAGTTAA
- a CDS encoding FadR/GntR family transcriptional regulator produces MRTHQLVLEWIENQLASGELALGGRLPGERAMAEQLQVSRTSVREAVRILEAMGVVRAGVGSGKDAGTIVIAEPGSALGSTLRLHVATRHLPVPDIVETRVLLESWAAERARPGLAALDDAAELLEQMENAPDVDTFLALDSRFHVALAEAAGNAVVSAMMASLRGAIENYAGELTGNLPDWNATSARLRAEHRAILEAVNANDGGRAAELVAAHIRGFYAEAGVGSAPSPK; encoded by the coding sequence ATGCGAACGCACCAACTTGTCCTGGAATGGATCGAGAACCAACTCGCCAGCGGAGAACTGGCACTCGGCGGCCGGCTCCCCGGCGAGCGGGCCATGGCCGAGCAATTGCAGGTCTCCCGCACGTCCGTCCGTGAAGCCGTGCGGATCCTGGAAGCCATGGGGGTGGTCCGCGCCGGCGTGGGGTCCGGAAAGGACGCAGGCACCATCGTGATCGCTGAACCGGGGTCGGCGTTGGGGTCCACCCTTCGCCTGCACGTGGCCACCAGGCACCTGCCGGTCCCGGACATCGTGGAAACGAGGGTGCTCCTGGAATCCTGGGCAGCGGAGCGGGCCCGGCCGGGGTTAGCGGCACTCGACGACGCCGCGGAGCTTCTCGAGCAAATGGAGAACGCCCCGGACGTCGACACTTTCCTGGCCCTGGACTCCCGGTTCCACGTCGCCCTGGCTGAGGCGGCGGGCAACGCCGTCGTCAGTGCCATGATGGCGTCCCTGCGCGGCGCCATAGAAAACTACGCCGGCGAACTGACAGGAAACCTGCCCGATTGGAACGCCACTTCGGCGCGGCTTCGGGCGGAGCACCGCGCCATCCTTGAGGCGGTCAACGCGAACGACGGCGGCCGGGCAGCGGAGCTGGTGGCCGCGCACATCAGGGGCTTCTACGCGGAGGCAGGTGTGGGCTCGGCGCCCTCACCGAAGTGA
- a CDS encoding acetoin utilization protein AcuC — protein sequence MNDTLGTPASSITRSALPTTVVWDSAMTAYNFGPTHPMAPQRLELTARLAETLGLFDHKHVAMEPPRIATDVELCSVHSAAYVEAVRKVSDDPFTPDEERGLGTEDDPAFAGMHEASARLAGGSLVAADAILSGAAVRAVNFSGGMHHAARERASGFCIYNDVAMAIQRLLDNGVQRVVSIDVDAHHGDGTQSLFWDDPRVMTISLHESGLTMFPGTGFANETGGPNARGTAVNVAVPAFTGDAAWLRAFYAVVPQIVGAFQPEVIVSQHGCDSHRLDPLTHLNLSVDAQREAASAIGSLAARYCDNRWIATGGGGYEVVNVVPRAWTHLIGMVTQRPVPLAKPVPASWRTYVSEKYGVAAPESMGDDVDIWWRSWEVGYDPADPVDRTVIATRKEIFPLYGLDPWFD from the coding sequence ATGAATGACACGCTTGGAACGCCTGCTTCCAGCATCACCCGCTCCGCACTGCCAACGACGGTGGTGTGGGACTCTGCCATGACCGCGTACAACTTCGGGCCTACCCACCCGATGGCACCGCAGCGGCTTGAGCTGACAGCAAGACTTGCTGAAACGCTGGGCCTGTTCGACCACAAGCATGTGGCGATGGAACCGCCCAGGATAGCCACCGACGTCGAACTTTGCTCGGTCCATAGCGCCGCCTATGTGGAAGCGGTGCGGAAGGTCAGTGATGACCCTTTCACTCCGGATGAAGAACGCGGGCTCGGGACCGAAGACGACCCGGCGTTCGCCGGAATGCACGAGGCCAGCGCGCGACTGGCCGGAGGTTCGCTGGTGGCGGCGGACGCGATTCTGTCCGGGGCCGCCGTGCGGGCCGTCAACTTCAGCGGCGGGATGCACCATGCCGCCCGCGAACGGGCCAGCGGCTTCTGCATCTATAACGACGTCGCGATGGCCATCCAGAGGCTGCTCGACAACGGCGTGCAGCGGGTGGTGAGCATCGACGTCGACGCCCACCACGGCGACGGGACCCAGAGCCTGTTTTGGGACGATCCGCGCGTCATGACCATTTCCTTGCACGAGTCGGGCCTCACCATGTTCCCCGGAACAGGTTTCGCCAATGAGACCGGTGGCCCGAATGCCCGGGGCACGGCAGTGAACGTGGCCGTTCCGGCGTTCACGGGCGACGCCGCGTGGCTTCGGGCGTTCTACGCAGTGGTTCCGCAGATCGTGGGCGCTTTCCAGCCCGAGGTCATTGTGAGCCAGCACGGTTGCGACTCCCACCGGCTGGATCCATTGACGCACCTCAACCTCAGCGTGGACGCCCAGCGGGAGGCCGCAAGCGCGATCGGAAGCCTCGCGGCCAGGTACTGCGATAACCGGTGGATAGCCACCGGGGGCGGCGGGTACGAGGTTGTGAACGTTGTTCCGCGCGCGTGGACCCACTTGATCGGAATGGTGACGCAGCGTCCCGTTCCCCTGGCCAAGCCCGTGCCCGCATCGTGGCGCACCTATGTCAGCGAGAAGTACGGGGTGGCCGCGCCGGAAAGCATGGGCGACGACGTCGATATCTGGTGGCGCTCCTGGGAAGTGGGCTATGACCCTGCCGATCCCGTGGACCGGACTGTCATCGCCACGCGCAAGGAGATCTTTCCGTTGTACGGCCTGGACCCCTGGTTCGACTGA
- a CDS encoding NAD-dependent epimerase/dehydratase family protein, protein MSRIFVTGGSGRLGRSVVAGLAAAGHEVFSVDRDAIPAEQLPAGAVQYTADLLAPGEAERLIRETAPDAVIHLAAIAVPFSAPEDVIFSTNTRLAFAVISAATEVGVRRIVTASSPTALGYGCPEGWLPPSFPLDENTPATPWNAYALSKLIAEQTIRMFAAAQGDKIRYAAFRPCYVISPEEWEGALTQQGHTVRERLADPSLSAPALFNYVDARDVADFLDALLVKMDSIPNGQTFFVGAKDALAAAPLSELLPQFLPGSGPLTEHLTGTSPAFSIEKARTLLGWEPKRSWRTELTPPFDGADTAVLKDENNRGLVPAGATSKETA, encoded by the coding sequence ATGAGCAGGATTTTCGTCACCGGCGGTTCCGGCCGGCTTGGCCGCAGCGTCGTCGCCGGACTCGCGGCCGCCGGACATGAGGTGTTTTCGGTCGACCGGGACGCCATCCCCGCAGAGCAGTTGCCCGCCGGCGCAGTGCAGTACACCGCCGACCTTCTGGCGCCGGGGGAAGCCGAACGGCTGATTCGCGAGACGGCGCCGGACGCTGTCATCCACCTCGCGGCCATCGCTGTCCCCTTTAGCGCTCCTGAGGACGTCATCTTCAGCACCAACACGCGGCTCGCGTTCGCCGTCATCAGCGCAGCAACAGAAGTTGGCGTTCGCCGGATCGTCACGGCCAGCAGCCCCACCGCCTTGGGCTACGGCTGCCCGGAAGGCTGGCTGCCGCCGTCGTTCCCGCTGGACGAAAACACGCCGGCAACACCCTGGAACGCGTACGCGCTGTCCAAGCTGATCGCCGAGCAAACAATCCGGATGTTTGCCGCCGCCCAGGGGGACAAGATCCGCTACGCGGCGTTCCGCCCCTGCTACGTCATTTCGCCTGAGGAGTGGGAAGGCGCGCTGACTCAGCAGGGCCACACCGTACGCGAGCGGTTGGCGGATCCGTCGCTGTCCGCTCCCGCACTGTTCAACTACGTTGACGCGAGGGATGTTGCTGATTTCCTGGATGCGCTCCTGGTGAAGATGGACTCCATTCCGAACGGGCAGACGTTCTTCGTGGGGGCCAAGGATGCCTTGGCTGCCGCGCCACTGTCGGAGCTGCTGCCGCAGTTCCTGCCCGGCAGCGGCCCGCTCACGGAACACCTCACGGGGACCAGTCCAGCGTTCTCCATCGAGAAGGCACGCACCCTTCTGGGCTGGGAACCGAAGCGGAGCTGGCGCACCGAACTCACCCCGCCTTTTGACGGCGCAGACACAGCAGTACTCAAGGACGAGAACAACCGCGGGCTTGTGCCTGCGGGCGCAACCAGCAAGGAGACAGCATGA
- a CDS encoding ArsR/SmtB family transcription factor: MVTDDVFAVIAEATRREILVSLRSGDKAVGELVEELAASQPTISKHLKVLREADLVSMRAQGQKRYYTLNPKPLAGVASWLETFDVGPAAPVAVVPSAGEKAAVAAEVAEAPAAAELTAVPQALSPAVTVQAGEAPVSVELQTDDTVPQQIGRTVGRAATKAADLLANLPTLPKFGRKR; encoded by the coding sequence ATGGTGACTGACGACGTATTTGCCGTCATAGCTGAGGCAACCAGGCGCGAGATCCTGGTTTCCCTCCGCTCTGGGGATAAGGCTGTAGGCGAACTGGTGGAAGAACTGGCTGCGAGCCAGCCCACTATCTCCAAGCACCTGAAAGTCTTGCGTGAAGCGGACCTTGTCAGCATGCGCGCGCAGGGCCAGAAGCGTTACTACACCCTGAACCCCAAGCCCCTGGCCGGCGTGGCCAGCTGGCTGGAAACGTTCGACGTCGGACCCGCGGCTCCCGTCGCCGTCGTACCTTCTGCGGGGGAGAAAGCGGCAGTGGCTGCCGAGGTGGCCGAAGCTCCCGCCGCAGCCGAACTGACAGCGGTGCCCCAAGCGTTGAGTCCGGCCGTCACGGTTCAGGCCGGCGAGGCTCCGGTCTCGGTGGAGCTTCAGACCGATGACACTGTTCCGCAGCAAATTGGCCGCACGGTGGGCCGGGCCGCCACCAAGGCAGCCGACCTGCTTGCGAACCTGCCCACCCTGCCTAAGTTCGGGCGGAAGCGCTAG
- a CDS encoding alpha-hydroxy acid oxidase, with product MTNTLDPKLTAAPANAGSDQNVSRAPQPAPAVVQPPALKRRVPKVADLAPLMQFKKPEFSKAARLKRANTIWELRDIAKRRTPQAPFDYTDGAAEEEITLRRARQAFQDIEFRPGILRNVSKIDLRTDILGQESKLPFGIAPTGFTRMMQSEGEYAGSQAAEAAGIPYTLSTMGTASIEDVAAAAPNGRNWFQLYLWTDRDRSLELIERAAKAGNDTLMVTVDTAVAGARLRDVRNGMTIPPALTLKTVLDASYRPAWWFNFLTHEPLTFASLSRYTGTVADLINSMFDPTLTYEDLDWLRETWKGKLVVKGIQTVEDARRVVDHGADGIVLSNHGGRQLDRAPIPFHLLPEVTSALEADNSDAAVVLDTGIMSGADIVAALALGADFALIGRAYLYGLMAGGREGVDRTIQILEKDMTRTMALLGVSKVSELNPEHVRLLQR from the coding sequence GTGACAAACACCCTCGATCCCAAGCTCACGGCCGCCCCCGCCAATGCCGGCAGCGACCAGAACGTCAGCCGCGCACCCCAGCCGGCCCCCGCCGTCGTACAGCCTCCCGCGCTGAAGCGCCGCGTCCCCAAAGTGGCGGACCTCGCGCCGCTGATGCAGTTCAAGAAGCCCGAATTCAGCAAGGCCGCCCGCCTCAAGCGGGCCAACACCATCTGGGAACTCCGCGACATCGCCAAGCGGCGGACACCCCAGGCGCCCTTCGATTACACGGACGGTGCGGCCGAAGAGGAAATCACGCTTCGCAGGGCACGCCAGGCGTTCCAGGACATCGAGTTCCGTCCCGGGATCCTGCGCAATGTGTCGAAGATCGACCTGCGCACAGACATCCTTGGGCAGGAGTCGAAGCTTCCGTTCGGCATCGCCCCCACCGGGTTTACCCGTATGATGCAGTCCGAAGGCGAGTACGCCGGCTCCCAGGCAGCTGAAGCCGCCGGGATCCCGTACACGCTGTCCACCATGGGCACGGCATCGATCGAAGACGTTGCAGCGGCTGCACCGAACGGCCGGAACTGGTTCCAGCTGTACTTGTGGACGGACCGGGACCGCTCGCTCGAGCTGATCGAGCGCGCTGCCAAGGCAGGCAATGACACCTTGATGGTCACAGTGGACACGGCAGTGGCCGGCGCCCGGCTCCGCGATGTCCGCAACGGCATGACCATCCCGCCGGCCCTGACCTTGAAGACGGTGCTGGACGCGTCCTACCGGCCGGCCTGGTGGTTCAACTTCCTCACGCACGAACCGCTGACCTTCGCCTCACTGTCCCGCTACACGGGCACGGTGGCCGACCTGATCAACTCGATGTTCGATCCCACACTGACCTACGAGGACCTCGACTGGCTCCGCGAAACGTGGAAGGGCAAGCTCGTGGTCAAGGGCATCCAGACAGTGGAGGACGCCCGGCGCGTCGTGGACCATGGCGCAGACGGGATCGTCCTGTCCAACCACGGCGGACGCCAACTGGACCGGGCACCGATTCCGTTCCACTTGCTGCCGGAGGTGACCTCTGCCCTGGAAGCGGACAACAGCGACGCCGCGGTCGTCCTGGACACAGGCATCATGAGCGGAGCCGACATCGTGGCAGCACTTGCCCTTGGCGCGGACTTCGCTTTGATCGGCCGCGCCTACCTGTACGGACTCATGGCCGGGGGCCGCGAGGGCGTGGACCGCACCATCCAGATCCTGGAGAAGGACATGACCCGCACCATGGCCCTGCTGGGCGTCAGCAAGGTTTCGGAGCTGAACCCGGAGCACGTGCGGCTGCTCCAGCGCTGA
- a CDS encoding 5-dehydro-4-deoxyglucarate dehydratase: MNFDGVLFFPVTPFAEDGSVDVELLKEHIGSRLPFGPGGVFPACGTGEFHALSLDEIRTVVTAAVEVVAGAVPVVAGAGGPLGHAIAAAKVAGEAGADALLVLPPYLVSGPTDGVVAYVEAVAAASSLPVIVYHRGTAKFTAAAMTRLTANPKVVGFKDGIGDVGLAQEIVSAINASGRKDFALFNGLLTAELTQGAYRGLGIPLYSSAAFAMAPEIAKAYYDAYVAGDEDRRNALLEGFYAPLVRLRDQTPGFGVSLIKAGLRLAGLPVGSVRPPLVDPTEEQLLELKAILAKGHELAGS; the protein is encoded by the coding sequence ATGAATTTCGACGGCGTACTTTTCTTCCCCGTCACACCCTTCGCCGAAGACGGCTCAGTTGATGTGGAGCTTTTGAAGGAACACATCGGTTCACGGCTGCCGTTTGGTCCGGGCGGTGTGTTCCCAGCATGCGGCACGGGCGAATTCCATGCCCTTTCCCTCGATGAGATCCGCACCGTGGTGACTGCCGCCGTCGAGGTCGTTGCCGGCGCGGTTCCGGTCGTCGCCGGTGCGGGAGGCCCGCTGGGCCACGCGATCGCCGCTGCGAAGGTGGCCGGGGAAGCCGGCGCCGACGCACTCCTGGTGTTGCCTCCGTACCTGGTCTCCGGGCCGACGGACGGCGTAGTGGCTTACGTTGAGGCCGTCGCCGCTGCCAGCAGCCTTCCCGTCATTGTCTACCACCGCGGCACGGCGAAGTTCACCGCGGCAGCCATGACCCGCCTGACCGCCAACCCCAAGGTTGTGGGCTTCAAGGACGGGATCGGCGACGTTGGCCTTGCCCAGGAAATTGTGTCTGCCATCAACGCCAGCGGCCGCAAGGACTTCGCATTGTTCAACGGACTCCTCACCGCGGAACTCACCCAGGGCGCTTACCGGGGACTGGGCATCCCGCTGTACTCCTCGGCTGCCTTTGCCATGGCTCCGGAGATTGCCAAGGCCTACTATGACGCCTACGTCGCCGGCGACGAAGACCGCCGCAATGCGTTGCTTGAGGGGTTCTACGCACCCCTGGTCCGGCTCCGCGACCAGACCCCAGGCTTTGGTGTCTCCCTCATCAAGGCCGGACTCCGCCTCGCCGGGCTTCCCGTTGGTTCCGTCCGCCCGCCGCTGGTTGATCCCACCGAAGAGCAGCTGCTGGAGCTCAAGGCGATCCTGGCCAAGGGTCACGAGCTGGCCGGCAGCTGA
- a CDS encoding Gfo/Idh/MocA family protein produces MVNVDTAETQPVAAAASPNTSAHRTRIALIGTGGRSEMYIRAIYGQHSDVAELVALSDVNPGRVDFYQDLIQELGAPAPVASFEPARLTEFIQANGIERVIVTTPDYTHADYIVEALEAGSDVVVEKPLTIDVEGCRRITTAVAETGRNVVVTFNYRYSPRNSALKEIIQSGVIGKVTSIDFSWVLDTVHGADYFRRWHRDKKNSGGLLIHKASHHFDLVNWWIDDVPERVFASGGLRFYGDKNASERGLGARPERGTVDGLERDPFRLDLRDDERLKALYYDNEKFDGYRRDQDVFTDGITIEDNLALVVDYQGGPTLSYSLNAHSPWEGYRVSVNGTEGRAELEVVERAAVEFSTDKKTVVDPSATPVEEEDAVRRNGERLVVQRHWEPAYEVPIINGEGGHGGGDNLLLSDLFNGPGVDPLGRPSGYIDGLRSVSVGIAGNQSLETDLPVRISELGLGADLSRGQG; encoded by the coding sequence ATGGTCAACGTCGACACCGCCGAGACCCAACCAGTCGCTGCTGCGGCATCCCCGAACACCTCCGCCCACCGGACCAGGATCGCCCTCATCGGCACCGGTGGCCGCTCCGAAATGTACATCAGGGCCATCTACGGCCAGCACTCCGACGTGGCAGAACTCGTGGCGTTGTCCGACGTCAACCCGGGCCGTGTGGACTTCTACCAGGACCTTATCCAGGAGCTCGGCGCGCCGGCTCCGGTAGCATCCTTCGAGCCCGCCCGGCTCACGGAGTTCATCCAGGCCAACGGCATCGAGCGCGTCATCGTCACCACGCCTGACTACACGCATGCGGACTACATCGTCGAAGCGCTCGAGGCCGGTTCCGACGTCGTGGTTGAAAAGCCGCTCACCATTGATGTTGAAGGCTGCCGCCGCATCACCACCGCAGTGGCCGAAACCGGCCGCAACGTGGTGGTGACGTTCAACTACCGTTACTCGCCCCGCAACTCAGCGCTCAAGGAAATCATCCAGAGCGGCGTGATCGGCAAAGTGACGTCCATCGACTTCAGCTGGGTGCTGGACACCGTGCATGGCGCCGACTACTTCCGCCGCTGGCACCGCGATAAGAAGAACTCCGGCGGCCTCCTCATCCACAAGGCCTCCCACCACTTCGACCTCGTGAACTGGTGGATCGACGATGTCCCCGAGCGCGTCTTTGCCTCCGGCGGCCTTCGCTTCTACGGGGACAAGAACGCCAGCGAGCGCGGCCTCGGTGCCCGTCCGGAGCGCGGAACCGTGGACGGCCTGGAACGCGATCCCTTCCGTTTGGACCTCCGCGACGACGAACGGCTGAAGGCGCTGTACTACGACAACGAAAAGTTCGATGGGTACCGCCGTGACCAGGACGTGTTCACCGACGGCATCACCATCGAGGACAATCTTGCGCTGGTGGTGGACTACCAGGGCGGTCCGACCCTGAGCTATTCCCTGAATGCGCACAGCCCCTGGGAGGGCTACCGGGTGAGCGTCAACGGAACCGAGGGCCGCGCCGAGCTCGAAGTGGTAGAGCGCGCCGCCGTCGAATTCAGCACCGACAAGAAGACCGTGGTGGACCCGAGCGCTACCCCGGTTGAGGAGGAAGACGCGGTCCGGCGTAACGGGGAGCGCCTGGTGGTCCAGCGCCACTGGGAGCCCGCCTATGAAGTCCCGATCATCAATGGAGAGGGCGGCCACGGCGGCGGCGACAACCTGCTCCTCTCCGACCTTTTCAACGGACCCGGCGTGGACCCTTTGGGCCGACCGTCCGGCTACATCGATGGGCTCCGCTCCGTCTCGGTTGGCATTGCCGGCAACCAGTCCCTCGAAACCGACCTTCCTGTCCGCATCAGCGAGCTTGGCCTCGGGGCCGACCTCAGCCGCGGCCAGGGCTAA
- the gdhA gene encoding NADP-specific glutamate dehydrogenase, with amino-acid sequence MDSRLEAVRDTVLARNPGEKEFHQAVTEVFESLGPVHDRHPEFLEGAVLERLCEPERQIIFRVPWTDDSGRVHVNRGFRVEFNSALGPYKGGLRFHPSVYLGIVKFLGFEQIFKNALTGMPIGGGKGGSDFDPRGRSDAEIMRFCQSFMTELYRHIGEYTDVPAGDIGVGGREIGYLFGQYKRITNRYESGVLTGKGISWGGSLVRPEATGYGTVIFAQEMLKTRGTSFDGQRVVVSGSGNVAIHAIAKAQALGATVVACSDSAGYIVEDSGIDVELLRQIKEVERARLTEYAARRPGSSYVAGGSVWDVNGTVALPCATQNELDGNAAAKLVSNGLLAVAEGANMPSTQKAVSVFQEAGILFGPGKAANAGGVATSALEMQQNASRDSWSFEHTEQRLTEIMVGIHDRCAETAEEYGAPGNYVVGANIGGFVKVADAMLAQGLI; translated from the coding sequence ATGGATTCAAGGCTCGAAGCCGTCCGGGACACCGTACTTGCTCGCAATCCGGGTGAGAAGGAGTTCCACCAAGCCGTGACCGAGGTTTTCGAAAGCCTCGGCCCGGTCCACGACAGGCACCCCGAGTTCCTTGAGGGTGCGGTCCTGGAGCGCCTCTGCGAGCCTGAACGCCAGATCATCTTCCGCGTCCCGTGGACTGACGACTCCGGCCGTGTACACGTCAACCGTGGCTTCCGGGTGGAGTTCAACTCGGCCCTCGGCCCGTACAAGGGCGGTCTCCGTTTCCACCCGTCCGTGTACCTGGGAATCGTGAAGTTCCTGGGCTTCGAGCAGATCTTCAAGAACGCCCTGACCGGCATGCCGATCGGTGGCGGCAAGGGCGGATCCGACTTTGACCCCCGTGGCCGCAGCGATGCGGAAATCATGCGTTTCTGCCAGTCCTTCATGACCGAGCTGTACCGGCACATCGGAGAATACACTGACGTCCCCGCGGGCGACATCGGCGTGGGCGGCCGCGAAATCGGCTACCTCTTTGGCCAGTACAAGCGGATCACCAACCGGTATGAGTCCGGTGTGCTCACCGGAAAGGGCATCTCCTGGGGCGGATCGCTGGTCCGCCCGGAGGCCACCGGCTACGGCACCGTGATCTTCGCGCAGGAAATGCTGAAGACCCGCGGAACCTCCTTCGACGGCCAGCGCGTTGTGGTCTCGGGTTCGGGCAATGTTGCCATCCACGCGATCGCCAAGGCCCAGGCGCTTGGCGCAACTGTGGTGGCGTGCTCCGATTCGGCCGGCTACATCGTGGAGGATTCCGGCATCGACGTCGAACTCCTGCGCCAGATCAAGGAAGTGGAGCGCGCACGCCTCACGGAGTACGCGGCCCGGCGCCCCGGCTCGAGCTACGTTGCCGGCGGTAGCGTGTGGGACGTCAACGGCACTGTTGCCCTGCCCTGCGCCACCCAGAACGAGCTGGACGGCAACGCCGCTGCAAAGCTGGTCAGCAATGGCCTGCTCGCCGTGGCCGAAGGTGCCAACATGCCTTCCACCCAGAAGGCCGTGTCCGTCTTCCAGGAGGCCGGCATCCTGTTCGGGCCGGGCAAGGCTGCCAACGCCGGCGGCGTGGCAACCTCGGCCCTGGAAATGCAGCAGAACGCCAGCCGCGATTCGTGGTCGTTCGAGCACACCGAGCAACGCCTCACCGAGATCATGGTGGGCATCCACGACCGCTGCGCCGAGACGGCCGAGGAGTACGGCGCGCCCGGTAACTACGTAGTGGGCGCGAACATCGGTGGTTTCGTCAAGGTAGCCGACGCGATGCTCGCCCAGGGCCTGATCTAA